Proteins from a genomic interval of Acinonyx jubatus isolate Ajub_Pintada_27869175 chromosome B4, VMU_Ajub_asm_v1.0, whole genome shotgun sequence:
- the PCED1B gene encoding PC-esterase domain-containing protein 1B, with the protein MAVMAHLLAADVQQLLHNKFVVILGDSVQRAVYKDLVLLLQKDLLLTPTQLKAKGEESFERDKLVDGGQRGPMHNGTQYREVRQFCSDHHLVRFYFLTRVYSSYLEAILQELQSSQHGPPDVIIMNSCLWDLSRYGPDSWKSYLENLESLFERLGQVLPESCLLVWNTAMPVGKKITAGFLPPEHRPEDSSLRDRVIAANFHSSAEAKKHGFDVLDLHFHFRHAGRHLQRDGVHWDQLAHRHLSQLLLAHVADAWGVDLPRRYPVGPWIRDGPARTGPGWGVERQPQASPDQPSMPPAGYRPLLPLPHLPPPPPPLLPLPPHPRPFPFHPVMTRFQFGPRDHFSASDHPFQSDQFSSNHFHSDVPSPTQTGFSFEDDPQPPRPPFPTPYLQRAPVVHRGFPRHLPRGPYVPWGRRPRSSKRQAPSHPQPRPQ; encoded by the coding sequence ATGGCCGTCATGGCCCACCTGCTGGCCGCCGACGTGCAGCAGCTGCTCCACAACAAGTTCGTGGTCATCCTGGGAGACTCTGTCCAAAGGGCCGTGTACAAGGACCTGGTGCTCCTGCTGCAGAAGGACCTCCTGCTCACTCCCACCCAGCTCAAGGCCAAGGGGGAGGAGAGCTTTGAACGGGACAAGCTGGTGGACGGAGGCCAGCGGGGCCCCATGCACAACGGCACCCAGTACCGGGAGGTCCGCCAGTTCTGCTCCGACCACCACCTGGTGCGCTTCTACTTCCTGACGCGCGTGTACTCCAGCTACCTCGAGGCCATCCTGCAAGAGCTGCAGTCCAGCCAGCACGGCCCCCCGGACGTGATCATCATGAACTCCTGCCTCTGGGACCTCTCCAGGTACGGTCCGGACTCCTGGAAGAGCTACCTGGAGAACCTGGAGAGCCTGTTCGAGCGCCTGGGCCAGGTTCTGCCCGAGTCGTGCCTCCTGGtgtggaacacagccatgcccgtGGGCAAGAAGATCACCGCGGGCTTCCTCCCGCCGGAGCACCGGCCTGAGGATTCCTCCCTGAGAGACAGAGTCATCGCGGCCAACTTCCACAGCTCTGCGGAAGCGAAGAAACACGGCTTCGATGTGCTGGACTTGCACTTCCACTTCCGCCACGCGGGGCGCCACCTGCAGCGGGACGGAGTGCACTGGGACCAGCTCGCGCACCGCCACCTCTCCCAGCTGCTGCTGGCCCACGTGGCCGACGCCTGGGGCGTGGATCTGCCCCGGCGGTACCCGGTGGGCCCCTGGATCCGGGATGGCCCCGCGAGGACCGGACCCGGCTGGGGAGTTGAGCGGCAGCCCCAAGCCAGCCCAGATCAACCGTCCATGCCTCCTGCCGGGTACCGCCCCCTGCTCCCACTTCCCCAtctacccccgcccccgcctcccctcctgcccttgcCCCCACATCCTCGCCCTTTTCCCTTTCACCCTGTGATGACCAGATTCCAGTTCGGTCCCCGAGATCACTTTTCTGCCTCAGACCATCCTTTCCAGTCCGATCAGTTCTCCTCAAACCATTTCCATTCAGATGTCCCCTCACCTACCCAGACAGGATTTTCCTTTGAAGATGAtccccagccacccaggccccctttcCCCACACCCTACCTGCAGCGGGCCCCTGTGGTTCATAGGGGGTTTCCCCGGCATCTACCTCGTGGCCCCTATGTGCCCTGGGGTCGGCGGCCCAGATCTTCCAAGAGACAGGCCCCATCCCACCCACAGCCAAGGCCTCAATAA